Within the Oncorhynchus clarkii lewisi isolate Uvic-CL-2024 chromosome 2, UVic_Ocla_1.0, whole genome shotgun sequence genome, the region AGAGAGTCCTGTCCCCCCAGGAGCGTCTGTGCTGCGGTGTGTGTGGGAAGCAGTCTCACAGGCTCCTGGAAGCCTTCATCCACCGGGCGACTCATCGCGCCCAAGGGTCCTTCTCCTGCAGACGCTGCTCTGCTCGCTTCTGGAACGCCCCCCTCCTCTGCAGGCACAAGGTGACCTGCCGACATCGGGCCAAGGGACTTCCACGAGGTGGCGCTATCCGCCTGAAGTTGTCCAAGAGGGCgggggagaggaagagcagagaggagcagcaggagaTGTCGCACTCCCTGCTTACAGAGTACAGATACTGAGCTTGCTGAATTCTAAGGTAGTCGTGTTTAGATTTTCATTGATAGGAAAGGGAGAGGTTATCAGTTTTGGACTATACATAGAAGAAGATGGACTTTTAAAAACAAAAgcctttgtggggggggggggggggggtttaaattGGTCCGGTGTCTGTCTGGACCTCATCAACTCAACTCACTGACTGTTAGAACGACTGTTTTAACAACATGAACTACTGTAGATCAACCAAGGATCACCCGGAATTCTTCCATCCAACTGTATGGGAGGATGTTGAAAGACATTACTGTTTTCATATGATCATTAACCCTTAAGTGCATTGACACTATGCTTGGCTGACACTGTGCAGTTATTAGACATGTTTAGGTGATTTGACCTGCTAATTTAACTCTACCCCCTCAGCCTTACTAGCATCCCTTCTATACCCCTAGCTGTATGATAACTCTGTCTCTGCTGTGTACTATGTCTTGTTGATGTTCACCTAGAGCCCCTTTGGGGATTTTTTAATGTAAAAAGTGCATTTAGTAGGAGTAGGGAGAGGGTGGGACACAGACTTCTGGTTGGTAGAGAGGCAGTCTGTTTGTCGGTGCATGTGTGTTTTTTGGTCAGTTTGTTGCGGAGGTTGTGAACTCACTATGTGACGATTAATTCAGTGCATCCAAAAAGGACGTGTTTTAACCGTTAGTTAACAAAGTCCTGAAGAATGTCCCCAGTGATTTAATCACctctttaaaaatacatttgagaatCGTAATAGATTGAAGTGAATACCACTTCCAGACAAAAAGGTGTATCTTACAAAAAGTCTTGCTAATCATGACTTGATTTAATTTTCATGCCCGTGGAAACAATTGTAGCTTTTATACCAAGATATTGAGATCAAGACAGGATGAACACAGCTCACTGTAACGTATATTGTGTTAATATCTTATCACTGCTGTTTTTCTCTGTTCACAAAGTACTTTATTTAGCTTTCACTGTTCCTTCATAGTAGCAAAAGCAGTTATGATTACATGTATTAATGTGTGTTTAACTCCATCTGTCTACCTGCCAAACCTGGATTCtatcctgtcctcttctcttattttttgctgagttgcAATCATGTTCATAACCCTGCCAGGCCTTGTTTTATCTTCTAAAGAAAAATAATAGTTCTAAGTACATTTCTATCACTTTATTTACTTAAAACAAAGATAGTTGTTGATTATACTTCAGCATTGAATAAAACATAAGTGTTCTCTGCTGTGCTTTTTCTCCATGTATCATGTAAGGCTAATGATGAAGAACGGCATAGTTACTGATAACTAATCATGTGTGTATTGACTCTATAATGAGAACATTTTTACAAATACCAAAATCAGTATAATAGTTTTGTCCCAGATATAGTTAAATAGCTGTGTGGGCCTGATGGATTTCAGGATGTCATCATGGATatacaaatacatttcaacttagCACAACTATGGTTATCCAACACCACTATGGTTATCCAACACCACTATGGTTATCCAACACAACTATGGTTATCCAACACCACTATGGTTATCCAACACCACTATGGTTATCCAGCACCACTATGGTTATCCAACACCACTATGGTTATCCAACACAACTATAGTTATCCAACACAACTATGGTTATCCAACACCACTATGGTTATCCAACACCACTATGGTTATCCAGCAACACTATGGTTATCTAACACAACTATGGTTATCCAACACCACTATGGTTATCCAACACCACTATGGTTATCCAACACCACTATGGTTATCCAACACCACTATGGTTATCCAGCACCACTATGGTTATCCAACACCACTATGGTTATCCAACACAACTATGGTTATCCAACACCACTATGGTTATTCAACACCACTATGGTAATCCAGCACCACTATGGTTATCCAACACAACTATGGTTATCCAACACCACTATGGTTATCCAACACCACTATGGTTATCCAGCACCACTATGGTTATCCAACACAACTATGGTTATCCAACACCACTGGTTATTCAACACCACTATGGTTATCCAGCACCACTATGGTTATCCAACACCACTATGGTTATCCAACACCACTATGGTTATCCAGCACCACTATGGTTATCCAACACAACTATGGTTATCCAACACCACTATGGTTATCCAACACAACTATGGTTATCCAACACCACTATGGTTATCCAACACCACTATGGTTATCCAGCACCACTATGGTTATCCAACACCACTATGGTTATCCAGCACCACTATGGTTATCCAACACCACTATGGTTATCCAGCACCACTATGGTTATCCAACACCACTGGTTATCCAGCACCACTATGGTTATCCAGCACAACTATGGTTATCCAGCACCACTATGGTTATCCAACACCACTGGTTATCCAGCACCACTATGGTTATCCAGCACAACTATGGTTATCCAACACCACTATGGTTATCCAACACCACTATGGTTATCCAGCACCACTATGGTTATCCAACACAACTATGGTTATCCAACACCACTATAGTTATCCAGCACCACTATGGTTATCCAACTTATTGGCAGGTCAATCCAATTAATGTTGTATATTCGACCAGAAaagcttttttttgttgctttgctTTCCATGACCCCAATTTGAAACAGCCACAACTCACAACcacccaaaataaataaataatggacATCTACAGCCTACAGTATTATGTTAAATCCACTAGATGGCATTAGGCACCTCATTTCTGCTCACTGTACTCTGGCCCCTGTGTTTTAGAGTGTGGCAGTCACATGGATTTTACACCAATAGGGGGTGGATTCAAGAGTCGGAAACGTGCAGTGTCcatgtctgagctgtgtgtgtcagtgagtgcGCACGTCTGAGCCGTGCGTGCATGTGAGTGACCAGTGtgtacaaatgtgtgtgtgtgtgtttgcaggctCATGCTTGCATGCGAGTGTGAGATAAATCTATTTGTGTACGACACAGATAGAACATCAACATAAATGCATACATACATAGTCTTCATACAGAATTGCAAGGCAGTAATGGCTGCCCTACTGACCTAGTTCTGTTAGTTTGTGTGAATATAGGCTATTGTAATGTAGACTACAGTATTAGAGTTCACCTTAATGAAATATGACAGCTGTGGTCTGTTGTTCTGGTTTGACTTAAGTATTTTTTAGGTGGCAGCAGCACTGTCATACCTACTGCTATAGAGGGATATGCACATTTCGCTTCATTATGCTTATTCCCTCTGTTTCAACACCAAATACTACTAAACATCAATAATTCATGTCTAAATACAAAAAGAAACATGAAATGCTAACTATCATTTTAATTTCTAGATACCATGGTCTGTTCGTGTGTTAGTGCATTTTCCACATGTCATGTAGGACTACAGCCAAAGAAGCATATTATAGCCTACCTATCAAATCAGAGTCACCTTTGTTCGCTAAGTACATTTAACCTGGTGAGATGGTGCTGCCACAATAACAAGAGCCTACTATATCTTAAAGCAAAATTGATTATGATTTAAAATAGAAAACAATTTTTAGACCATGTGAATGTAATTTAAGGTCATTGTCAGTCTTTTCTATATTCTAACTACCTCTTCTGTAGGTCTGTTCTATGCTCTCTCAAACCTTCTCAAATTGTTCTAACAGATTAATTATCATGAATAGGTCAGGCATAAAGGCATGCAAGCTTCGTTTTGCAGTAAACACACATGTATGATAGTTTATCATCAATCAGTGTATCAATTGTTTCCCCAATAATTATACTCATGCTGTTGGCATATGCCTATTTGTAAAGAAAACAAGTGACTGGTACACACAGTAATATCCTCAGAAGGATGTATATTGTTCCGGGGATCTGTCTAAATATTGTTTTTCCAATGTCCGACTAAAAAAAAGGAAACAATTTCCTGTGGCTCTTTGACTGTGGGTTAAAATACAGTACTGCAGACACCTCGCGCTGTTCTGCTTTGAATCGGTCTCACGCGGCCGTAGCATGGGGGGAATCCGTAGGGCGGGGCGGGTGGCCTAGTTCTTTCCAATAAGCGCTCACTAGGGGAGGATACATTATTTTCTCCAACCAATCGAAACTAGAGCAACATGCATAAGGGTTGCACCTCCTCGTGACTGGGCCATGTGCGCTATTACAGCTATTCTGCTTTTAGGAAGCAACGTGCTGCTGTGTTCCTTTCGCCTGAAAACCCGGCAGCCACTCACGTTTTCTCTGGATTACAAGCGGACTGGGAAAACTGTAGTCTACACTCAGTTGCTTGCTCATAGAATGGCGCAAGGCCCATTGCCATTATAATGAAATAATCACATTGGCATTCTATTTGGGCAATAATCTGTATGCCTAGATTAACGTTCTATAGAGGATATGTCTCAAGGTCCCCTCAATTGCTAGTGTCATTTAAAGACGTTCATTCAAAGTCATGATGATAACGGTGGCGGGTGATTGCTAACTGTCCATTTGTTGTCCGTCTGTCCAtgagcatacaaacaacaagtGCTTGGCGTGCCCCCTCGAGGTGTGGCACGAGGGGGGTTGTGTGTTTGTCATGCATATTGAACAAATAAGCCAATCATGCCTTCTCTCGCGCCTTGCCCTATGAGTTGTGACGTCACGTGAACTGCCCGTGTTCGTTCCAGCTGAGAGGACAGCCGTCGCGCAGCCCAAATCCAAGCCCGTGCTTCAAGTACGTTGGCTACACAAAGTACGCGGGGGAAAAGAAGACCCCCCCTCCCGAAAGAACGATAGAGCGACAGGAAAGCTTAAAGAAAAAAGTAATACAGCTTGTCACCCGACAAATAGTGCGCGTACTCAGAGCCTTCTCCGCTTTTCGCTCTTCATTATTTGTTCATTTGGCATTGTGGAGTAGGACATTCTTTTTCCTTGCTTCGAGTTTCATTTTGATCATATTTGAATCGTCATTTTTTGGGGTGTTGATCAACTCAGGATATTTTTCGACAACAATTTATTGATCTCCAGCTCGGATTTTATTTTGTCCACCTTTGAATTGACCATGGGCACCAGTCATTAGTTTGACGTTTTACAACTGGTCTCTATTGGAGAATAACATCTTGATCTGCACCGGGGATTTAAAATAATATAGTGTTGCACCATATCTACTGGAATACGGTCTATTATAATGATACAACAGTGGATATAAGAACACTTCACAGCCTAAATAGAGGGAAAGGTAAGAACATGTTTATTGACATTCTAAACAAATCAAAGGGACACGTTTTGCAGCTATTGCTTGTTATTATTAGGCAACACTGGTATACTGAGCCTGGGAGTCAAACTTTAATGTTCTCATATCTTGTCGAGATATGCACTCACATATGCGTTTTATATTACTTCAACAAGTTTGTAATGTCATTTCAAATAGACTATTCATTGCACCTGGTTTGTACCCAATTCTAACTATAATAAATGTTAATTCAATATTCTCGTTAATTGAATAGCGGTGATCAATCTGCCAGTCATTTCGACTCCGCCTGCGCCCCAGGATCCTAATCAACAACCAGGTCCGGCCAACTATGTCCAGGCAGCTCACCCAGCTCCTGACCCCGGACCTCCCAGCCGGCGCTAGCCCGCAGTTCGGGAATTGCAACCAGTCTGGTGGCTCCATCAGCGGTGGACACCTCAACTCCATGGCTAGTTTgaaatccctcctgcagcatccGATGAAGGGAGACCGTGCAATTCTCAAAGACTGCTGCGACGTTAAAGGTGAGAACTTTGATTTACATTGTTATCATGCTGTTCCCACTAAAGGTTCTACAGTGCAACAATGTTGCTGTGTGCTGCACTTACAACAGACACTGCATGCCAATGTTGTTTTTCTGTTATTtaaaaataaaggagagccgcacactctacgagctcagatgcaaaaaaaataatttaccAACGTTTccacagccaagctgtcttcatcagggtacaaTCCTATTTCTCTTATTTAGCATATTTTGTAACTGACATTCAATGAAATCATATCTACCAGTCTCTATTGTCTGCCTGACTCaattgagtacagtacagtgaagacAGCTGTGCTCACCAGCATAACTTAATATCTGGCCCTGCCATTGTCACACGCACATGACATGACACATGCACCACAGTCAGACTTGTTGTTTGGAAACAAAACAGATAAGGTATACTGGTGTGGTTCTTCAGTACAGAGCTCAGCTCTGAATGATGATTCATGATTGACATTCTGCAACCAACACACACCATAGGATATACATGGTGGTGGAAGTTGTCCTTTAGAACTGATTCATGGTCAGTTTGTATTTTCACTTCTGACAGTACAGGTCAGGACCACAATAGGAAACTTTGTCTCAGAACAGaacttacactcttagaaaaaaaggtgctaaaagggttcttcggctgtccccacaggagaaccctttgaataactatttttggttccaggtagaacccttttgggttcaatgtagagggttctgcatggaacccaaaagggttctacttgcaaccaaaatgggttctcctacggggacagccaaataacccttttggaacccttgtttctaagagtgtaggatcAAATGCTCTTTGGAAAATGTTAATAGAATCCAACCACTCCTATAGTATAGAGCAGTAAACCAGAAAGCATATTATGGGATAGTAATCATGCTCAAATCATCTTtaagtgactttgttgagcttcacagTCAACTTGAGATACTtttggatgatttggacatgctaatatcggtcccatgacttgaataggatttgtgccacaaatgctaaaacgttagcatgtggaaacagtgccagggaaactacTGTCATACCTTATCCATAGACAgtttacagggtaaggaaaccaatatgccATTATCCCTGTAACACATTATTACATGGTCATTAGGCATAACAAACACTTTTATCCAAACACAAAGGTCACTCACTGTCCAATTATGACCCCCAAATGTCCAATAGAATGATGGTGCCATCCCATGTTGCACTCTGCTGTGAGCTGAGCATGATGTTCTCATATGGATTATAATCTCTGCCCCTCCAATCCCCTGGCATAGTTTTAGATTAGCATGCAGATTAAGACCACATCTTTTGGTACAATATCTGCCATGCTAAACAGTACCAGCGAGGCCTGTGGTATGGATGCCTATATTACCACATTCATTTGTCTCACCAAGTATAGACATAGACATGCAGACATGTAGTAAAAATCATATTGCTTTTCATCCAGCATTCTGATTTGGATTCTTGTGCAGTTTCTTGTATGACCATCTGTTACGGTCTGACTGAAGCATTCAGTGGTGTTTGTGCGCAGAGCAGTGCAGCTGATGCATCCAACGGTCATACCATTCCACAGATATCATCTATCTCTCAGTATCTGTAGAGTTGACACATCTATAGGATCATTGTGCCTCTGGACCTCAACAGCTATGAGGCTTGGGCCATAGCACCCTCTTGTCTCATTGAATTAAATTAAATAGGTTTACAAGAACGCCTACAGCTTTGGACATAAGATAATTATATCCTGTCATATGACCCTAATAAATTCCAAACCAAAACTAAAAAGCAAAGAGTGTAtgtagatggaagaagagagttCCAACCCCTGTCCATCCTTTACTAACCAATAACCTCCGTTTTGTCTCTCTCCCACCATCCCAGACAAAGACAGAACCATCACAGACATGGATGAGGACTCCTTGGGTGGCGGGAACGGCGGCTGCAACATGCGTAGCGGCAGCAGCGGGgtgagcagcagcaacagtaacgTCAGcggaggaggagctggaggattTAACCAGTCTGCGTTCCTGGGACCCCTCCTGTGGGAGAGGACCCTGCCAGTGGAAGGAGGCCTCTTCCAGCTGCAGTACATGGACCTGGAGGAATTCCTCACAGAGAACGGCATGGGCGGAGTCCACGGCCAGAACAGTTCCAGTACAGCCCAGATCCCATCCCAGAGTTCCCAGTCGGCGGTGCCCAATCAGAGTTCCCAGTGTCCCCCCTCATCGCCCCCACCCTGCTCTTCAGCCTCCTCCTCGTCATCCTCATCTTCCCCGTCGCTCATCGGCCTGGAGGTGGCCCAGTCCAACATGCAGGGAGGACTTGACTATGGTGAGTAACCCGAACCGGGTGTCGGAGGAGGGGAGGGCAACATACAGGGATTTCTATGATGATTTTATCCCATGGATACAATACGGAACAGTGTACATCTGTTTATTGTACACATCTTCAGTAGGAACatggggagaggggtggagatgagAGTGTTTATGCTGATTCTATGGAAAGGGATTGTAGGGGTGGTGGGTGGTTGGTGAATGTATCGTAGTTCACATGGTATCGACAATGTATTCAGTGGTCCAGTTTGGCCAAATGAAGCAAGGATTATGGTGCCATGTTGTTT harbors:
- the LOC139421610 gene encoding hepatic leukemia factor-like isoform X1 — protein: MSRQLTQLLTPDLPAGASPQFGNCNQSGGSISGGHLNSMASLKSLLQHPMKGDRAILKDCCDVKDKDRTITDMDEDSLGGGNGGCNMRSGSSGVSSSNSNVSGGGAGGFNQSAFLGPLLWERTLPVEGGLFQLQYMDLEEFLTENGMGGVHGQNSSSTAQIPSQSSQSAVPNQSSQCPPSSPPPCSSASSSSSSSSPSLIGLEVAQSNMQGGLDYGGSQSSMNDDCGSPGSSVSSSSCTPLMTPTSNGPDVMGGFEPDAADVALSSVPGQDAFDPRRHRFSEDELKPQPMIKKARKMLVPADLKVGSQRDDKYWSRRCKNNEAAKRSRDARRLKENQISVRAAFLERENQALRQEVADMRKELGRCRNILNKYENRHGDQ
- the LOC139421610 gene encoding hepatic leukemia factor-like isoform X2 — translated: MSRQLTQLLTPDLPAGASPQFGNCNQSGGSISGGHLNSMASLKSLLQHPMKGDRAILKDCCDVKDKDRTITDMDEDSLGGGNGGCNMRSGSSGVSSSNSNVSGGGAGGFNQSAFLGPLLWERTLPVEGGLFQLQYMDLEEFLTENGMGGVHGQNSSSTAQIPSQSSQSAVPNQSSQCPPSSPPPCSSASSSSSSSSPSLIGLEVAQSNMQGGLDYGGSQSSMNDDCGSPGSSVSSSSCTPLMTPTSNGPDVMGGFEPDAADVALSSVPGQDAFDPRRHRFSEDELKPQPMIKKARKMLVPADLKDDKYWSRRCKNNEAAKRSRDARRLKENQISVRAAFLERENQALRQEVADMRKELGRCRNILNKYENRHGDQ